In Mycolicibacterium gadium, the genomic window CGGCCGGTAGTACTTGTCGTACTGCACCCAGTCGGGTTGCCATTGCGCAACCTTGGCCTCGACCTTGATGGACGCCTCGGGCGTAAGCGGGCCACCGGTCTTGACTTCACCGGTCAGCACGAGGTCATGCAACTCCTCGACCTCGGCCTCAGGAGCGGGCGGAGGATTCACGTCGACGGGAGGCGCGGTCTTCGCGGCTTCGATGTCCTGCGGGGAGGCTTGCGTCTGAACCGGCTCGGCAGGCGTGTTTGGTTCCGCCGCCTCGCCGTCCGTTACGACCGTCCCACCGGCGGGATTATTGACCGGGTCTCCGGTCGTTCCCTCCGTGCCCTCAGTGCCACCGGTTCCTTCAGTGCCACCGGTTCCCTCGGTCCCCTCGGTTCCTTCAGTGCCACCGGTCCCCTCGGTCCCCTCGGTTCCTTCAGTGCCACCGGCCCCCTCGGTGCCCGTCGTGCCACCGGTCCCCTCGGTGCCCGTCGTGCCACCTGTGCCCTCGGTGCCCGTCGTACCACCTGTGCCCTCGGTGCCCGTCGTGCCACCGGTTCCCTCGGTGCCCGTCGTGCCACCGGTTCCCTCGGTGCCCGTCGTGCCACCGGTTCCCTCGGTGCCCGTCGTGCCACCGGTCCCCTCGGTGCCCGTCGTGCCACCGGTCCCCTCGGTGCCCGTCGTGCCACCGGTCCCCTCGGTGCCCGTCGTGCCACCGGTCCCCTCGGTACCCGTCGTGCCACCGGTCCCCTCGGTACCCGTCGTGCCACCGGTCCCCTCGGTACCCGTCGTGCCACCGGTCCCTTCGGTGCCGGTCGTGCCACCGGTCCCCTCGGTGCCGGTCGATCCTCCGGTCCCTGCATCCGGGTTGGTCACCGGGGGTGTGTCCTCCGTGACCGCCGGCGGCTCCTCCTCGGTCACAACCGGGGGAGCCTCCACAACCGGGGGAGCCTCAACAACCGGCGGTGCCTCCACAACCGGGGGGGCATCCACAACCGGCGCCTCGACAACCGGGGGGGCCTCCACAACCGGCGGCGCTTCGACAACGGGCGGCGCGTAGAACGGAGTGTCCACCACCGTTGTCTCGTCAGTCGGCTGGGCGAGCGCGGGGACCGCACCGATGCTCAACGCCGCCGACGAGACGGTTACGACCGACGCCAGGGTGACAGCCAGGCCGCGGACCGCTCTGGGTTTGGTAGCGAAGTTCTTGATGCTCATGACGATGTGCTCCTGCTCAGGTGGCTTGCTGAATGGCATGAGCCTCGGTCGTTGTTCTTGGATCTTTCTTGGACACCTGTGAGTCCAGTCGGATCTTGCATGGTCGTTCCTCAATCAGATGGCCGGCGGAGCGTGCCAGACAGCGGTATCGGCAACAAAGGCGGGCAGTGCGACGACCATCGACAGCCCTGCGCTGGACCGGCGAATCCTCATCATCGAGCACCCCCTTCAAGCTGGCGTTTCCCCCGAAAGCGCCAGATCGGAGAATTCTCGCAGTCAGCGGCCCGCAACGCCACACATTCACCGAAAACAGCAAATTTCGAAAGCGGATGGCATCCTTACCCGGAACAACCGCCCACACAGGTGGGTTGATTTGCCTTCCCAACGGATAGTTCATCTACGCACCAGGCCCGCGCAGCGGCGGAGGAAAGACACTTGCGGAACCGATCACATCCAGTGGGTTGCGGTATACCCGCTGCCGCTTCAATCTCTAATACGGGACCGGGTGACAGCCCGATCGTGAAGAGTGTGAACGTGCTGGTTTTCCGCAGTTTCCAGGAGGCGTAGTGGAGGGCACGCCCTTCGGCAGGTACCGGCTCGTTGAGTTGATCGGCCGCGGCGGCATGGGTGAGGTGTGGAAGGCGTTTGACACCGCGACCCGCCGCGTCGTGGCCGTGAAGGTGCTGCCGGCGCAGCTTGCTGCCGACCCCGTCTTCGAGGAGCGGTTCCGGCACGAGGCCTTCGCCGCGGCCGGTCTGAACAACCCGCACGTCGTCCCCATTCACAACTTCGGTGAGATCGAGGGTCGGCTTTATGTGGACATGCGGCTGATCGAGGGCCAGGACCTGGAGCACGTCCTCGCCGCTGGACCGATGGAGCCCGTGCGGGCGGTGAAGATCATCGAGCAGATTGCGTCGGCGCTCAACGCCGCCCACAAAATCGGGCTCGTGCACCGTGACGTGAAGCCGTCCAACATCCTCGTCGCCGAGGACGATTTCTCCTATCTGATCGATTTCGGCATCGCGCGCGCGGCCGGCGAGACAAAGCTGACGGCCACCGGCAACGTGGTCGGCACGTGGCCGTACATGGCGCCCGAACGGTTCACCACCGGGCAAAGCGATACACGTTCCGACATCTACGCGTTGACCTGTGTGCTTTACGAATGCCTGACGTCTAGTCGGCCGTTCCCGGGCGAGAGCGTGGAGCAGCAGATCGCCGGCCACCTCACCTCCCCGCCACCGCGTCCGTCGATCAAGCGGAAGGACGTGTCACCCGAACTGGACGCGGTGATCGCCGCCGGAATGGCCAAGGATCCCGAGGACCGCTACCCCACGACGACGGAGATGGCCCGCGCGGCACAGGCGGCGATCGCCAACGGCGGCCGGACCCAGCGGACGAAACCGGGTTCGCGTCAGACGACACCCGGGACAGCACCACTAGCGCCGACCAAGGGCTTCCAAGACGAAGACACCGAGAAGCACTGGCACAAGGAGAATCCCCGGCGGACTGAACAACTGGAACCAGCCGCCGATGCGACACAGGCCCGACCGGCGGCCGATCCGACGCCTGCCGCGGATGCGACCCAGGCACGCCCGGCCGAGCAGGGCGAGAAGGCGTGGGCGCCGACGACAGCGCAACCCGCCCAACCCGGTTGGGCGCCGACCCAGGCCGGGACGCCCGACCATGTCGCCCAGGCGTGGGCACCCACGCACCTCGGCGCACCGGCGCCGCTGGACGAAAGTGCCGCCGCTCCCACCCAGGCTCAACCGGCGCAGGCTCCCCCGGCGCAGTCCGATGCCGGCCGGCAGCGGGCCGACGACGATGCGCCGTGGCCCTGGTACAAGCGCACGGCGATTGTCGTTCCCATCGCCCTCGTGATGATCTTCGCCGCCGTCGGCACGATCCTCGTGGTGCTCGGCGGTGATGAGGAATCCGCGCCCGGCAGCGGTGCACCACCACCGGGCGCGGGACCCAACGGCACGTTCGCAGCCACGTTCGGCGCGCCAACCCAGCCCAACGGACAGCCGTTTCAGAATGCTTCGGGCGGCAATGAGACGTGGGTGATCAAGTCGGCGTGCGAAGACGGCAATGAGACGTGCTTGGCGAGCGCGACCAAGGTGGATGGATCTGTCACGGCCGCAACGGCATTGGTGCTCGACGAGGTGGACGGTCGCTGGGAGGCGGTGAACACGAAAGAGGGCAAGTGCGGGAGTGCCGCGTCGACGGAGGTCTGGGAGACGATGTCGCTGCAGTCACAGCCCGACGGGTCGCTCGAGGGCGAGTTCATCGTCCGGTCGACGGACCCCAACTGCGCCAGCAACCGACCGGTGACGTTCACGCGGACGGGAGATTTGCAGAGCGGTGTCTCGGTCGTCGACCCCGCAACCCTGCCCGCCCGGGTGGCCTCGCCCGCAGAGGCGCTGTACGGGCGCTATCAGGAGATCGACACCTACAAGGACGGCAACCGCAGCGCCGACGTGAGCTTCGACATCACGACGTACTGCCTTCGAACCGGCGACCGCTGCCTGAGCTACTGGGCCAACCCGGACAGCGCCAAGATCCTCACCTTCGCCAAGAATCAGTTCGTCTTGGCGAACAGGATCTCGGACTCGACGTGTGAGAAGGGTGGCGCCGCCCGCCGCGAGATCACCCTGCAGTACCCCCTGCCAACGCCCGCGCAGAATCCGATCACCTTGCTCACCGGAAATGGTCATTACACGGTCACCGGCGCGTGCCCGTTCGACAGCGACTTCGACTCCCGGGTCGAGCGCACCGGGGATTAGACCAGTCCGGCGACGAAGCTCGCTGCCTGATCGGTCATTCCGGGGACGTACTGGTGGTGCGGGGCCCGGTTGCTCAGGTCGCCGGTGTCGCAGATCGGATCCTGGGGGTTGCACAGGTCGATGGTCCTGGCGCCGAACGCGGGACTGAGGACGTTCAGCGGGCCCATCACCCTGCCGAGTGGATTGCCGAACACCGCGACAGCGGCGACGCGGTTCGCCACGTCGGGCGGCATCGGCCTGGCGAGAGCGTTGAGGTCCAGACCGGGGATGGCATTCAGCCCTGGAATTGCACTCATGCCGGAGATGGCCGAGACGTTCGGGGCGACGCCCAGCATCAGGTCGATGACCGCCGCGCCTTGAGAAAATCCGCCCAGGACGAGCTTGGTGTCCGGGCAGGTGTTGGCCATGAACTGGGCGTGATTGTTCGCGTCGGTGGCGCCATCGGCGGCGCGGAGGAAGTTGAAGGTGGCGGCGTAGTTCACCGCGTACACGCCGACGGTTCTGGGGACGACCTTGGCGCGCAGGGCGTCGACGAATCCCTGGCCGACGAGGCCGATGCCGGGCGGATCGTTGGTGCCGCGGGCGAAGATCACCTCGATGTCGGGACAGCCCTGGGCTGCTGCAGTGTGAATTCCATTGGGCGCGAACGACATAGCGACGACAGCTAACATTGCGACGAGTAGCCGGACAGAGATGTTGCGCGGTTGTGCCGCGTCGTTTGCCATTTATCGATGGTAGCCAGGCAATTCAACACGTGCGGACGAATCGGCCTAGCGACCGCTTGCCACGCCATCTACAGCAAGGAACCGGATCAGTCGCTCTTCACCGGATTGCCGTCCTCATCCCAGTTGGCGGCCACCTTCTTGCTCGGCTGCACCCGGGGCGGCTCGCCCGGCATCTTCGGGTAGCTCGGCGGGTAAGGCATATCGCCGAGCCCCCGCTCCTCCTCGTCAGCCTTGACCATCTCGAGCAGCGGCTCGAGTGACTGTGCCGTCTTGTCAATGTCCGCCCACGGATCAGGCCGTCCCGCAACGAAACCGGGCACCGTCGAGATGGTGTAGTCGTCGGGGTCAGCGCCGCGTAGTTCGTCCCACGTCAGCGGCGTCGACACCGTCGCGATCGGAGTCTTGCGCGCCGAGTACGCCGACGCGAAGGTGCGGTCGCGGGCGTTCTGGTTGTAGTCGATGAAGATCCGTTTCCCGCGTTCCTCTTTCCACCACGACGTCGTCACCGCTTTCGGTGCCCGCCGCTCCACCTCCCTGGCCAACGCGATGCCCGCGCGTCGCACCGCGATGAAGTCCCAGTCCGGTTTGATCCGCAGGAAGATGTGCACGCCGCGACCGCCCGAGGTCTTCGGATAGCCCACCAGCCCGAGTTCGTCGAGCAGCGGCTTCAACACGTCCACGGCGACCTCACGGGCCTCCTTGAACGCGGTGCCGGGCTGCGGATCGAGATCGATGCGCAGCTCGTCCGGATGTTCGGTGTCGGGGCAGCGCACCTGCCACGGATGCAACGTGACGGTGCCCATCTGCGCGGCCCACGCAATCGCCGACGGGTGAGTCACCTTGAGCGCGTCGGCCGTTCGCCCCGACGGGAACGTCACGGTGCACGTTTCCAGATAATCGGGGTGCTTCTGCGGCACCCGCTTCTGATAGATCTCCTCGCCGTCGATGCCGTCGGGAAAGCGCTGCAGATGCGTGGGCCGGTCTCGCAGTGCCGCCAGCATCGGACCCGAGGCGACGGCCAGGTAGTAGTCGAAGAGCTTGCCCTTGGTGCCGTTCTTACCCAACTTCGGGAAGTACGGCTTGTCCCGGTTTGTCAACCGGACCTTGACGCCGTCGACGTCGATTTCTTCTGCAGGCGTTGCCATTACGTCGACTCCAGCACGTCGTAGAGATCGTAGTTCAGAGGCACGTCGAGCTGGTCGAAGGTGCAGCTCGACGGCTCGCGGTCAGGCCGCCAGCGGACGAACTTGACGGCATGCCGAAACCTCTTGCCGTGTAATGTGTTTCCCTCCATCTGGTCGTAGGCAACCTCACAGACCTTCTCCGGCCGCACCGGGATCCAGCGCTTGTCCGCCGCGGAATTCCAGCGGCTGGGGTCACCTTCGCGCACCTCGTCGCCTTCGCGTAGCGGCTCGAGATCGGCGAGCAGCTTGATCCGGTCCTTGACACTGAACGACGCTGCGCCACCGACCATCTGCAGGTCACCGTCGTCACGGTAGAGACCGAGCAGGATCGACCCGAGACCCTCACCGCTCTTGTGGATCCGGTATCCGATGGCCACGCAGTCGGCGTCACGGGCGTGCTTGACCTTCACCATCTCACGTTTCCCTGGCATATACGGGCCGTCGAGCCGTTTGGCGATGATTCCGTCGAGACCTGCACCCTCGAAGGTCTCGAGCCACTGCGCCCCCTGCTCCGGCTCCTCGGTGGTTCGCGTGACGTGGCACCATCGCTTTTCCGTCACCGCATCGACCAGCGCCTTGCGGCGCACCCGGAAGGGCTCCTTGAGCAGCGATGCGTCACCGGTGGCGAGTGCGTCGAAGCCGATGAAGTGCGCGGGTGTCTGTTCGGACAGCATTTTGATGCGGCCGGATGGATGCGCTGAGACAGCGATTCCCAGTCCAGCCGCATTCGGCCGTCGATCTCCCGGGGGACGACGACCTCGCCGTCGAGCACACAGCGCGGCGCCAGTTCGTCGCGCAGTGCAGCCACCATTTCCGGGAAGTACCGCCCCAGGTCCTTGCCGCTGCGCGACAGCAGAATCACCTCGTCGCCATCGCGGAACACCAGCGCCCGTCTAGTTGACTGAACTTCGGCGAGCCTTCCGATGGAGTGGCTGCGGCGGGCGGAGGATCCGGCTATGGGCGAGGTGGGTCGGGTGGAGTCGGCGCCGAGCGGGTTGCCGTGGCGGGTGATCTTCCCCGATGCCGAGCATCCCGGGGCGACGTCATACCTTCGCGAACTGGCGGCGTCTGATTGCAGTCCACTCACAGTTCGAAGTTACGCGTTCGACCTTCTGCGGTGGTTCCGTTTCCTGCATGACCGCCTGATCAGTTGGGAGCGAGCCGAGCGCGTAGATGTCCGCGCGTTCGTCGAGCACTTGCGGGCGGCGCCCAATCCGCAACGTCTTCGCCGACGACCGGATGGGCCGCCACCGGGGTCGGTGAACGCAGTGACCGGCAAGGCGGAGTTGTCCGGCAAGTACGCCCCCCGCACCATCAACCATCAGCTGTCAGTCTTATTCGGGTTTTATGACCACGCCTGTGCCGTCGATCTGGGTCCGCTGGTGAATCCCGTTCCTGCACAACGTGCTAGGCAAGGTGGCCGACCGCATGCGCACCACAACCCGATGGAAGACTTCGCTATCTTTCGGCGCGCCAACTACCGGCAGAAGACCCCACGGCCGGTGTGGCGGGCGATCCCCGATGACGCCGCCGCAGCGCTGTTTAACGCGTTGCGCAGCCACCGCGATCGAGCGTTAGTGAGTTTCTATCTGTCCTCGGGTGTGCGGGCATCGGAGCTGCTCGGTTTGCGTCACGGTGATCTGGATGCCGGCCGCTACACAATCACGGTCACCAGCAAGGGCAGCCGCATGCGGGAGACCGTTCCGGCCTCAGTGGACTCATTCGTATGGCTGGCGCTGTATTTGGCTGGACGCCCGCCGATCGAGCCGGGTGGTCCGGTGTGGTGGACCCGACGCTCTCAGCCTGCACCGCTGAACTACCACGCAATGCGCGCGGTGCTGCGCCGCGCCAACGCCAGCTTGGGCGCGAACTGGTCGTTGCACGACTTCCGCCACACCGCCGCCGCGCGGATGCTGGCCGACCCCGCGTTCACGCTGGTCGACGTGCAAACCGTCCTGCGGCATGCCAGCGTGACGACCACTCAGATCTACACCCAGCCTCGCCTGGAAGATTTGATCGGCAAGGTCCTTGAGCATCACGCCCGACCGAAGATCGAAGCATCGACGATCGAACCTGCCTACGACCCCGCAGCGGTCCGAGAACTGTTGGGGCTGCCGAATTGAGCGCTGAGGACATCCGATCACCGCAACGCCGGCAGGCCGCCGCGACGCGGCGGGCGATGAGCCCACAGGTCCAGCTGCTGTCACGGCCTGATTCACCGCATCTGCAAGCGATCCCAGCAGACAGCCGGTTCGGCCCCGCCGGCCTGGCCCGGCCCCTGTGGGGCTACGACGCCAACCACGCGCCCCCATCACCGCCAGAGGGCGCCCGCGGTGTGACGATGCAGCATCTCACCATCACTGAGTTGTGCGACGTCGTAACCGAGCGCCACCGGACGCTGCCACCCCAGCAGCTTCAGCCGATGGTTCGGGGAACGCAGGCCCTGCTGGGTGTCCTGGCTCAATATTCAGGGCAGACGTGGGAGGAGCGGTGGCTGGCCAGCGGTTACGACGCC contains:
- a CDS encoding serine/threonine-protein kinase; translated protein: MEGTPFGRYRLVELIGRGGMGEVWKAFDTATRRVVAVKVLPAQLAADPVFEERFRHEAFAAAGLNNPHVVPIHNFGEIEGRLYVDMRLIEGQDLEHVLAAGPMEPVRAVKIIEQIASALNAAHKIGLVHRDVKPSNILVAEDDFSYLIDFGIARAAGETKLTATGNVVGTWPYMAPERFTTGQSDTRSDIYALTCVLYECLTSSRPFPGESVEQQIAGHLTSPPPRPSIKRKDVSPELDAVIAAGMAKDPEDRYPTTTEMARAAQAAIANGGRTQRTKPGSRQTTPGTAPLAPTKGFQDEDTEKHWHKENPRRTEQLEPAADATQARPAADPTPAADATQARPAEQGEKAWAPTTAQPAQPGWAPTQAGTPDHVAQAWAPTHLGAPAPLDESAAAPTQAQPAQAPPAQSDAGRQRADDDAPWPWYKRTAIVVPIALVMIFAAVGTILVVLGGDEESAPGSGAPPPGAGPNGTFAATFGAPTQPNGQPFQNASGGNETWVIKSACEDGNETCLASATKVDGSVTAATALVLDEVDGRWEAVNTKEGKCGSAASTEVWETMSLQSQPDGSLEGEFIVRSTDPNCASNRPVTFTRTGDLQSGVSVVDPATLPARVASPAEALYGRYQEIDTYKDGNRSADVSFDITTYCLRTGDRCLSYWANPDSAKILTFAKNQFVLANRISDSTCEKGGAARREITLQYPLPTPAQNPITLLTGNGHYTVTGACPFDSDFDSRVERTGD
- a CDS encoding cutinase family protein, producing the protein MANDAAQPRNISVRLLVAMLAVVAMSFAPNGIHTAAAQGCPDIEVIFARGTNDPPGIGLVGQGFVDALRAKVVPRTVGVYAVNYAATFNFLRAADGATDANNHAQFMANTCPDTKLVLGGFSQGAAVIDLMLGVAPNVSAISGMSAIPGLNAIPGLDLNALARPMPPDVANRVAAVAVFGNPLGRVMGPLNVLSPAFGARTIDLCNPQDPICDTGDLSNRAPHHQYVPGMTDQAASFVAGLV
- the ligD gene encoding non-homologous end-joining DNA ligase → MATPAEEIDVDGVKVRLTNRDKPYFPKLGKNGTKGKLFDYYLAVASGPMLAALRDRPTHLQRFPDGIDGEEIYQKRVPQKHPDYLETCTVTFPSGRTADALKVTHPSAIAWAAQMGTVTLHPWQVRCPDTEHPDELRIDLDPQPGTAFKEAREVAVDVLKPLLDELGLVGYPKTSGGRGVHIFLRIKPDWDFIAVRRAGIALAREVERRAPKAVTTSWWKEERGKRIFIDYNQNARDRTFASAYSARKTPIATVSTPLTWDELRGADPDDYTISTVPGFVAGRPDPWADIDKTAQSLEPLLEMVKADEEERGLGDMPYPPSYPKMPGEPPRVQPSKKVAANWDEDGNPVKSD
- a CDS encoding tyrosine-type recombinase/integrase, with the protein product MGEVGRVESAPSGLPWRVIFPDAEHPGATSYLRELAASDCSPLTVRSYAFDLLRWFRFLHDRLISWERAERVDVRAFVEHLRAAPNPQRLRRRPDGPPPGSVNAVTGKAELSGKYAPRTINHQLSVLFGFYDHACAVDLGPLVNPVPAQRARQGGRPHAHHNPMEDFAIFRRANYRQKTPRPVWRAIPDDAAAALFNALRSHRDRALVSFYLSSGVRASELLGLRHGDLDAGRYTITVTSKGSRMRETVPASVDSFVWLALYLAGRPPIEPGGPVWWTRRSQPAPLNYHAMRAVLRRANASLGANWSLHDFRHTAAARMLADPAFTLVDVQTVLRHASVTTTQIYTQPRLEDLIGKVLEHHARPKIEASTIEPAYDPAAVRELLGLPN